From a single Rhodococcus qingshengii JCM 15477 genomic region:
- a CDS encoding helix-turn-helix domain-containing protein gives MNDHEQPGQLRLLADDEIPHDVISGAFDAARLTQARRLAGLTKKTVADTIGVSPVAVGQWEAGTASPRPDNVEALAKALEVPVSFLASGRPYARLDSAAAHFRSLRRTPAIQRSKAVAFTEQLWELTNALEKRVRLPAVDLPGFSAGEVEQLGFPTDPIGAAGELRKYWGLGLRRIPRVVRTMEQHGIIVTLAPFNPDDAKTIDAFSTTQLPRPVVVLTRGRADDVYRHRFTAAHELGHLVMHGNCVPGDPLQEKEADIFAAEFLTPKDQISPELPARIDFNALIELSATWGVSVDSLLRRCKEVGMASEATYRRAYQRLAALRDADVIRSEPIEGFPGEVPTLLRSAYEVAEQNGLSLKALAAELRITLPRLRLLLGEGDTRPTLHLV, from the coding sequence GTGAATGACCACGAACAGCCCGGTCAGCTTCGTCTCTTGGCAGATGACGAGATCCCTCACGACGTCATCTCGGGCGCATTCGATGCTGCGCGTCTAACTCAGGCGCGCCGACTCGCAGGGCTGACGAAGAAGACAGTCGCCGACACGATCGGGGTCTCACCGGTAGCAGTTGGACAGTGGGAGGCTGGCACAGCCAGTCCCCGCCCGGACAATGTGGAAGCACTCGCCAAAGCGCTCGAAGTGCCGGTGTCATTTCTGGCATCAGGTCGTCCGTATGCCCGACTCGACTCTGCTGCAGCTCATTTCCGTAGTCTGCGGCGGACACCAGCAATCCAACGCAGCAAGGCGGTCGCGTTCACTGAACAGCTGTGGGAACTGACCAATGCGCTGGAAAAGCGCGTCCGTCTCCCCGCGGTCGATCTGCCGGGATTCTCCGCCGGTGAGGTCGAACAATTGGGGTTTCCAACCGACCCCATCGGCGCAGCCGGTGAGCTCAGGAAATACTGGGGCCTAGGTCTTCGGCGGATTCCCAGAGTCGTCCGAACCATGGAACAGCACGGGATCATCGTTACGTTGGCACCGTTCAACCCTGACGACGCGAAAACGATCGATGCGTTCTCCACGACTCAGCTCCCCCGACCGGTCGTCGTACTCACACGAGGCCGGGCTGACGACGTGTATCGACACCGCTTCACAGCCGCACACGAGCTCGGTCATCTGGTCATGCATGGAAACTGCGTGCCTGGAGATCCGTTGCAGGAGAAGGAAGCCGACATCTTCGCTGCTGAGTTCCTCACGCCGAAGGATCAGATCAGCCCGGAGCTGCCCGCTCGAATCGACTTCAATGCGCTGATCGAATTGAGCGCGACATGGGGTGTGTCTGTCGACTCACTTCTCCGTCGATGCAAGGAAGTCGGAATGGCTTCCGAGGCAACCTATCGGCGCGCGTATCAACGATTGGCGGCGCTTCGAGACGCCGACGTGATTCGGAGTGAGCCCATCGAGGGGTTTCCTGGCGAGGTCCCGACATTGCTCCGATCTGCCTACGAGGTAGCGGAACAGAACGGATTGAGCCTGAAAGCACTGGCAGCCGAGCTACGAATAACCCTGCCTAGACTGAGACTATTGCTCGGCGAAGGGGACACACGCCCTACCTTGCACCTGGTTTGA